In one Pseudomonas sp. MM211 genomic region, the following are encoded:
- a CDS encoding YkgJ family cysteine cluster protein: protein MKSNLIAAAEIDRLDTWARYNADMCHSCISSCCQLPVEVRIADLIRIGVVDEFERGDPPKNIAKRLQKDGLVERFSQKTGIFTLTRMSNNDCYYLDRKSRLCTIYERRPDTCRNHPKIGPRPGYCAWRPK from the coding sequence ATGAAAAGCAATCTGATCGCCGCTGCGGAAATAGACCGCCTCGATACCTGGGCGCGCTATAACGCCGACATGTGCCACAGCTGCATTTCCAGCTGCTGTCAGCTGCCGGTCGAGGTACGCATCGCAGACCTGATCCGCATTGGCGTGGTCGACGAATTCGAGCGCGGCGATCCGCCGAAGAACATCGCCAAGCGCCTGCAGAAAGACGGCCTGGTCGAGCGCTTCAGCCAGAAGACCGGGATCTTCACCCTGACGCGCATGAGCAACAACGACTGCTACTACCTGGATCGCAAGAGCCGGCTGTGCACCATCTACGAACGCCGCCCGGATACCTGCCGCAATCACCCTAAAATTGGCCCACGCCCGGGCTACTGCGCCTGGCGACCGAAGTAG
- a CDS encoding serine hydrolase: MHHRPLIYPALIALALLTGTASADSERPGWQEPLLERLQVVAAKQDGELGVYVKDLHSNLAVTLHAEELWYMASGIKVPVAIAVLRGVERGDWNLDSRLTLAADDFVDGAGSTNQHGPGERLSVSFLLEQMIIYSDNTATDRLIRLAGLDAVNTLVGELVSEGFEPITTLGDVRRHIYRELHPSAEHLGGRDLLRLRQARKDGERLDRLASLLGLPRKELAPISLNTAYANYYRSNLNAARLSAYGELLERLADGQALGAEQTAYLLGVMGRVKTGSKRIIAGLPDDARFAHKTGTQRERICDAGLIETPARGSAEPVLIVACVQGEPSLAKAERSLRQVGEALTESGVLQRDALD; this comes from the coding sequence ATGCACCACCGCCCACTCATATACCCCGCGCTCATCGCCCTTGCCCTGCTGACCGGCACTGCATCGGCTGACAGCGAGCGGCCGGGCTGGCAAGAGCCGCTGCTGGAGCGTTTGCAGGTAGTGGCCGCCAAACAGGACGGCGAACTCGGCGTTTATGTGAAGGATCTGCACAGCAACCTGGCCGTCACGCTGCACGCCGAAGAACTCTGGTACATGGCCTCCGGCATAAAGGTGCCGGTGGCCATTGCCGTTTTGAGGGGCGTGGAGCGTGGCGACTGGAACCTCGACAGCCGCCTGACACTCGCCGCCGATGACTTCGTCGATGGTGCTGGCAGCACCAACCAGCACGGGCCGGGCGAACGCCTGAGCGTAAGCTTTCTGCTCGAGCAGATGATCATCTACAGCGACAACACCGCCACCGACCGCCTGATTCGCCTGGCTGGCCTGGATGCGGTGAACACACTGGTCGGCGAACTGGTGTCCGAAGGCTTCGAGCCCATCACCACGCTGGGCGATGTGCGCCGGCATATCTACCGCGAGCTGCACCCTTCGGCGGAGCACCTTGGCGGGCGTGACCTGCTGCGCCTGCGCCAGGCCCGCAAGGATGGTGAGCGGCTGGACAGGCTCGCATCGCTGCTCGGCTTACCACGCAAGGAACTGGCGCCGATCAGCCTGAATACCGCCTACGCCAACTACTACCGCAGCAACCTCAATGCCGCGCGGCTCAGCGCCTATGGCGAGTTGCTCGAGCGATTGGCCGACGGCCAGGCATTGGGTGCCGAACAAACGGCATACCTGCTTGGCGTCATGGGTCGGGTGAAAACCGGCAGCAAGCGCATCATCGCCGGCCTGCCAGACGATGCCCGTTTCGCCCACAAGACCGGCACCCAGCGCGAGCGCATCTGCGATGCGGGGCTGATCGAGACGCCCGCTCGCGGCTCGGCCGAACCGGTGTTGATCGTCGCCTGCGTGCAGGGCGAACCGTCCCTGGCCAAGGCCGAACGCAGCCTGCGCCAGGTTGGCGAAGCACTGACCGAGTCCGGCGTGCTGCAACGTGACGCACTCGATTGA
- a CDS encoding serine hydrolase, with the protein MKVWLAGTALLGCAAVSLWLWAAPQHDERFDALQQRLGELDEASPGQLGVYLLRPADGSAISYNADRPWYLASATKAAIAIAVLQEVDDGKLQLDQQITLEETDRVDGSGGLVWEDAGARYSVRELLREMLQESDNTAADMLIRVVGEDALNRRINDAAGGDFGQITTLLRVRHELYGQLHPDARSLENRQIVEIAAAPLGPQRVEAVANVLDLKTDQLEISDLDEAYARYYDSGLNSASLVAYGQLLSKLATGDLLSNDSSALLHDIMGLGSYDAYRLEAGLDKDLPFIQKTGTQQHRACHMGIANPQDENALVIVACAEDLDENEEAGKLFEQVGEAIQELLLNDAASRA; encoded by the coding sequence GTGAAGGTATGGCTGGCTGGTACTGCTCTGCTCGGTTGTGCGGCCGTTTCCCTGTGGCTCTGGGCCGCCCCTCAACATGACGAACGATTCGACGCACTGCAGCAGCGCCTTGGCGAACTCGATGAGGCCTCCCCCGGGCAGCTCGGCGTCTACCTGCTACGCCCCGCCGACGGCAGCGCGATAAGCTACAACGCGGATCGCCCGTGGTACCTGGCCTCGGCAACCAAGGCGGCGATCGCCATCGCCGTGCTGCAGGAAGTCGATGACGGCAAGCTGCAGCTCGATCAGCAGATAACCCTGGAGGAAACCGACCGCGTGGATGGCTCCGGCGGCCTGGTCTGGGAGGATGCGGGCGCCCGCTACAGCGTGCGCGAGCTGCTCCGCGAAATGCTCCAGGAGAGCGATAACACCGCCGCAGACATGCTGATTCGGGTGGTCGGCGAGGACGCACTCAACCGTCGCATCAACGACGCGGCAGGAGGCGATTTCGGCCAGATCACCACGCTGCTGCGGGTGCGCCACGAACTGTACGGACAGCTGCATCCGGACGCCCGCTCGCTGGAAAACCGCCAGATCGTCGAAATCGCCGCAGCCCCGCTCGGCCCCCAACGTGTCGAGGCAGTGGCCAATGTGCTCGACCTGAAAACCGATCAGCTCGAGATCAGCGACCTCGATGAAGCCTACGCCCGCTACTACGACAGCGGCCTGAACAGCGCCAGCCTGGTTGCATACGGTCAGTTGCTGAGCAAACTGGCGACAGGCGATCTGCTGAGCAACGACAGCTCGGCATTGCTGCACGACATCATGGGGCTGGGTAGCTACGATGCTTATCGCCTGGAGGCCGGACTGGACAAGGATCTGCCCTTCATCCAGAAAACCGGCACCCAGCAGCACCGCGCTTGCCACATGGGTATCGCCAACCCGCAGGATGAAAACGCCCTGGTCATCGTCGCCTGCGCCGAGGATCTCGATGAGAACGAAGAGGCCGGCAAGCTGTTCGAGCAGGTCGGAGAGGCCATTCAGGAGCTGCTGCTGAACGACGCAGCAAGCAGGGCATGA
- a CDS encoding DUF3999 domain-containing protein, producing MSLRIAAALVTLGVSLAAVAAEVIESPGDYAVTVPLTLSGEGPWYRVQLPMEAHLAARYADFRDLRVFNGEGERLAYSLIPGAERFAESQQRADLRLFPLRGPAGRRDAVPTLRVQRGDDGSIIELNAGAEASATADVLRGWLLDASTADFPLQRLHLQWSAESEGFQRFSIEASDDLDRWRPLGEGQIAQLSFNGERIDKSEVELPPTRARYLRLLWLAPEQAVSLSAASVSGTRSRAEPAALIWSAVLKGQAGEQGVTWALPLALPLERLRIEVEQANSLAPVLLQGRGDSTAPWTPLASSVLYRLPVDGHEVVQDQVELPQLPVSQLRLHVDSRGGGLGQGEPRLSVAMRATELLFLARGNPPYQLALGRADVQAGSLPVTILVPGFTPQRLESMGQAAISGRIPQVEVAAVVVPAKPGVDWKRIGLWAVLLVGVGVLVLMALSLLRASTKHS from the coding sequence ATGAGCCTGCGTATCGCAGCTGCGCTGGTCACGCTGGGCGTGAGCCTGGCTGCAGTGGCAGCCGAGGTCATTGAAAGTCCGGGCGATTATGCTGTGACCGTGCCACTTACCCTGAGTGGAGAGGGGCCCTGGTATCGGGTGCAATTGCCGATGGAGGCTCATCTCGCCGCCAGGTATGCCGACTTTCGCGACCTGCGCGTATTCAACGGTGAAGGCGAACGCTTGGCTTACAGCCTGATTCCCGGTGCAGAACGCTTCGCCGAGAGCCAGCAGCGTGCCGATTTACGCCTGTTTCCGTTGCGTGGCCCGGCGGGGCGCCGCGATGCTGTGCCGACATTGCGCGTGCAACGTGGTGATGACGGCTCGATCATCGAGCTCAACGCTGGCGCCGAGGCCTCTGCCACTGCCGATGTATTGCGAGGCTGGCTACTGGATGCCAGTACCGCCGACTTTCCACTGCAGCGCCTGCACCTGCAGTGGAGTGCCGAAAGCGAGGGTTTCCAGCGCTTCAGCATCGAGGCCAGCGATGATCTGGATCGCTGGCGGCCACTGGGCGAGGGGCAGATCGCCCAGTTGAGTTTCAATGGCGAACGTATCGACAAGAGCGAAGTGGAATTGCCGCCCACCCGGGCGCGCTACCTGCGTCTGCTCTGGCTGGCGCCGGAGCAGGCGGTGAGCCTCAGCGCTGCCAGCGTCAGCGGCACCCGCAGTCGCGCCGAACCCGCCGCGCTGATCTGGTCCGCGGTGCTGAAAGGGCAGGCGGGTGAGCAGGGCGTTACCTGGGCATTGCCGCTGGCCTTGCCCCTCGAGCGTTTGCGTATCGAGGTCGAACAGGCCAACAGCCTGGCGCCGGTGTTACTGCAGGGGCGTGGAGACAGCACTGCGCCGTGGACGCCCCTGGCGAGCTCGGTGCTCTACCGTTTGCCCGTCGATGGTCACGAGGTAGTTCAGGATCAGGTCGAGCTGCCGCAATTGCCGGTCAGTCAGTTGCGCTTGCACGTCGACAGCCGCGGTGGCGGTCTGGGGCAGGGCGAGCCGCGTCTGAGCGTGGCCATGCGTGCGACCGAGCTGCTGTTTCTGGCGCGCGGCAATCCACCCTATCAGTTGGCTCTTGGCCGGGCGGATGTCCAGGCTGGCAGCCTGCCGGTCACCATCCTGGTACCCGGCTTCACCCCGCAGCGCCTGGAGAGCATGGGCCAGGCCGCCATCAGCGGCAGGATCCCGCAAGTCGAGGTGGCGGCCGTGGTCGTCCCTGCGAAGCCTGGGGTCGACTGGAAGCGCATCGGCTTGTGGGCTGTGTTGCTGGTGGGTGTCGGTGTGCTGGTGCTGATGGCGCTCAGCCTATTGCGCGCGTCTACAAAGCACTCCTGA